The nucleotide window CGATCGATAGTGAACAGGCTATTCCGATCATTCTAGGCCATACGAAAACACCCGGAACAATTAGTACAGAATCGGGAGTGATTAAGAATATGACGAAGCCGATCAATATTTGGCGGATCTATGCTAAAGAGGAAATAGCTGAGGAAGCCAAGAAACTTGTTAATGATATATTTAGTGAAATGTCATCATAAAGGAGGATAACCATGGATAAGGTTGAGAGGTTAATCCCGATCATCAAGAAAATCACCCGGAACCAAAAGCCCGGCAAGAAAATACTGCAAAAAGTGGTATATTTAATTCAAAGAAAAGGAGTTAAACTGGGTTTTGCTTTTTCCATCCATTATTACGGTCCTTACAGTTCGGAATTGGACTATGCCATTCACCGTCTTGAGATGCAAGGAGTTCTGGAAATAAAGCATGAAGGAATGACTCATCAGATTTCTTTGGTGGAAAACAGTGGTTTAATTGGGGAAGAGGAAATAGAGTCTTTTGAAGAAAAAGAATTCCGCCTGATTGAAGATGTAATCACGAAATTTGCCGCTAAATCCGCTTACGATCTCGAGATAATTACGACCACCGATTATGTGGCGCAGCAGCTTAAAGTTAACGGTGTACCGTGGGACCAAGACAGTCTGGTTGAGGGCGTAAGAAAGATTAAAGGGGAGAAGTTTACTAAAGAAAAAATTGAAGAGGCGATTGCCATTTTGCAAAGGGAAGGCTATTTTGTTTAAATTTACCCCCGGTTAACTGGGGCATAGCTAAACAGCAGCCGCTCTTTCCCTGCCAAAAGCAGGGAATTTTTTGTTAATGTAGAAAAGACCTCCTATTGGTAAACGCATGTTTTTTTAAAAAAATAAGGAGGTTAGTGGATGAAATCAAAATTAGGACGGCGCCTGAGTGAGCGCCTACGCCCAACCGCGGAACCCAAAACGGCCGGAGCGCTTAACTGATGAGCGGAGAAGGAGGGAGATGGGAGTGAAAGTTATTATCGTCGGCGCGGGCATTGCCGGGCTGACTGCCGGGATTTACGCCTTGCAAAGCGGGTTTGATGTTACGATTTACGAAAGTCATACCATCCCGGGGGGTGCCAGCACCAGTTGGCGCAGGAAGGGCTATTTATTCGAGGGCGGGATGCACTGGCTGACCGGTTCTTCGCCCGAGACTCCCCTTCACAAGCTCTGGCGGGAAGTGGGCGCTTTGGATGACAGTGTCAGGATTCATAACCGTGATCCTTTTTATGTTTTTGAGGACAACGGCCGGCGGGCATGTCTGTACCGGGATCTTGATAAGCTTCGTCAGCATTTTTTGGCGATCGCGCCGGAAGACTGGAAGGAAATTATCAAATTGTGCAAGGATATAAAGAAGTTCACCAAGATGAAGATGCCCCTTTTGGATATCAAGAATGTCAAGGTTAAGGAAAAGACTATTCTTCCTTTATCGGCGCTTTTGGGGATGTTGCCTGTCCTGCCCCGCCTTCCCTTTTATACCAGGCAAACAGCAGGGGAATTTGCCCGGCGGTTTAAAAGTCCGCTTTTACAGGGATTACTGGAAAATATCGTAGGGGCCGAGAACAACGCCAGCGCCTTGATTTTTACCATTGCCACTTTTGTCTCCGGTGACGGCGGTTATCCCGAAGGCGGCTCCCTCGGTATGGCCAACCGGATGGCCAAACGCTTTGCCGCGTTGGGTGGTAAGATTCAATACGGAAAAACGGTAAGCAAAGTACCGGTGGAAAATGGGGTGGCGACCGGCGTCATCGTGGACGGGGAACACATTCCGGCCGATGCGGTGATCATTACCCAGGATACGCGGGCGGCGATCGATGAGTTATTTGATCCTCCGCTGCGTGAACCGTGGGCGGAAAAGCTGCGGGCAAACACCAAACCCATGCTGATCACCTTCATTGGGGTGGGGGTGGAGACGGATTTGTCCGGCCTGCCGGAGAATATAACCTTCGTCGCCGATGAGCCGCTCCGCTGCGGGGATTTGGTCTCCCCGGTTGTTTCCATCTACAATTACGCCGGCTATCAAGGCTATGCTCCGGAAGGATGCACCGCCATCACCTCGGGGATCCTGGGCGACAGCTATGATTTCTGGAAGGCCTGCAAGGAAAAGGGGACTTATGAAGCGGAAAAGCAAAAGCTGGCCGAGGCCTTCATCCGGATCCTGAACAAAAAGATTCCACAGACGGCCGGGAAGATCGCCGTGTGGGATGTGGCCACGCCGCTGACCTATGAACGGTATTTGCATTCCTATAAAGGCTCGTGGATGTCAATCCTGGAAAAGGGGAACAAGATGGAGAGCTATCCTTCCAAACCCGCGAGCATCAAAAATGTCTATTTTGCCGGTCAGCGTCTGGTCATTCCCGGCGGGCTGCCCATTGCGGCGGAAACGGGACGGAGGGCCGTGCAATACTTATGCCGGGATACTGATACGGTCTTTCAAGGCAAGATCTGAATTGGCCGGCCATGTATTTGGTTCATGTCCGACCCGGAAATCATTATCCGGATCATGGAGGCGGTGACCATTCCGGTCATGGCCAAAGTGCGGATTGGCCACTTTGTGGAAGCGCAAATCCTGGAGGCCTTGGGGGTTGACTTTATTGACGAAAGTGAAGTCCTGACCCCGGCGGACGACCGGTATCATATTGACAAAAGCAAGTTCAAGGTGCCCTTTGTCTGCGGGGCGCGGAACCTGGGCGAGGCCTTGCGCCGGATTAACGAAGGGGCGGCGATGATCCGGACCAAGGGCGAGGCCGGGACCGGCGACATTGTGGAAGCGGTGAAGCATGTCCGGATCGTAAACGCCGAAATCGCAGCCTTAAAATCGGCTTCGGAGGAAGAAATTCAGAAGTTGGCCGCCGAAATGCGGGTCCCGGTGGAACTGGTTCTGGAAACGAAGAACCTGGGCCGGTTACCGGTGGTCAATTTTGCGGCCGGCGGGGTGGCCACCCCGGCCGACGCGGCCTTGATGATGCAGTTGGGGTGCGACGGCGTCTTTGTCGGTTCCGGGATCTTCAAATCGGAAAATCCGGCGGCCCGCGCCAAAGCAATTGTCGATGCCACGGCCGGTTTTAACGACCCCGAGCTGCTTGCGAAGCTGTCCCGCGGTTTAGGCGGAGCCATGCGCGGGGTGGCGGTGGCCGGGCTGGCGAGCGGGGACCGGATGGCCGGGCGCGGCTGGTAAACTGGTAAAAAGGGAGAAAAAGGATGGATTCGGATGAAAATAGGTGTCTTGGCCTTACAGGGCGCCGTGCGGGAACATGTCTGGGCGTTACAGGCCTGCGGCGCGGAGACCGTAACGGTTAAAGGAAGGGAAGACCTGGCCGGGCTGGACGGTTTAGTGATCCCCGGTGGTGAAAGCACGACCGTCGGCAAACTGCTGAAACGCTTCCAGTTATGGGACGCCGTCCGTGAACGGGCGCAAGCGGGGATGGGGATCTTCGGGACCTGCACCGGGATGATTCTGCTGGCGAAGGGACGGGCCGGCGACAACGAACCGCGGCTCGGCTTGATCGAATGCGAAGTGGTCAGAAACGCTTTTGGCCGGCAGGTTGACAGTTTCGAAACCGAGCTGGCGGTCCCGGTTTTGGGCGAACAACCCTTTCCGGCCGTGTTTATCCGGGCGCCTTATTTGATCAATCCCGGCCGGCAGGTGGAAGTGCTGGCGACTTTGGACGGGAAGATTGTCCTGGCCCGGCAGGGGAAAATCCTGGCCGGCGCTTTTCACCCGGAATTAACCGGGGACCTCAGACTCCACCGGTATTTTCATGACCTCCTGCGCTGCGGAGAGGACTGATCCAAGCAAAACACCGGAAATCAGGGGCAAAAACTGAGCAACTACCGGAAGAAACCAACGGCGTTGTTCCGCCCGGAGGCGGAGCAACGCCCTTTTTTATACCCTTAATCTGACACGATATTTTTCCAGCCACATATTTAACTGCACCAGATAGATAAAGAGTTGCGGGAGGCGCATCAGCTGGCCGAACCAGGGTTTACTCATCTCTTCCGGGTGCGCGGCGAGTTGCCGTAGGGCAGAGGGGTCCACCAGGTGGAACAGGGGAGCGCCGGGCTTGCCCAGCAGGTCCAGGATTAGTTGCCGGCTGGCCTCAAAAAAGTCCGGGTGAAAGGTCTTTGGATAGGGGTTTTTCGGGCGGTTGCGGACGTCTTCGGGGAGCAGTCCTTGGAGGGCGGCCCGGAGAATCCCTTTGCGTTTTCCGTGGTAGTTCTTTAAGGCCCAGGGGATGTTGTAGACATATTCGACCAGGCGGTGGTCGCAGAAGGGCACCCGGATCTCCAGCCCGGTGTACATGCTCATCCGGTCTTTCCGGTCCAGCAGGGTCCCTGAACGGTTTTGACCATTGGCTGTGTGCCGCCGGCCGGATCAATTACGATCAACCGGCGGTGGACCAAATAGGCGTGTTTGGTAAACCATTCCCCTTCAGCATCGGGACCCCGGTGGGCCTGCACCGCGGCCATCCGCGCCATAATCTGTTTCCTTTCCCTGTTTTCCTTGGTGAAATCCAGATCCCAGTCGACCCAACCGGCAATCCCACACATGAAACTCCCCTTCTTTCTCAGTTTTTTTATGTTCTGTTTATCCCGCTTGAAATGTTTGTTTAACCCGTTTGGCTTTCTTCAAGGCGGTGTTTACGGGCGGATGCGGGGGAAGGTGGTACTTTCCCGGCTTTTCTTCCTCCCCGTTCAGCTTATTTATATGAAGATGCACGCGAAATGTGACGCTAAAACTATAAAAATTGACATCACCACGCAGCAACTGCCCACAAAGGCATAATAATCATGTGTACGTGTATACTTACACGATAATACTTTACATGATGTAAGATATGAGTTAAGATGGTGGTAAATTCTTTACAACGGATGAGAATTTAGTTTGTGGGGTGGGATTAATGGAGACGCGGCGCGATGATGATCAGCAATGCTACGAAGGGCAGATCCGGATCCCGTCCGGGTGTGCGGTGGCCGGATTCATCAACAAAGCCGGGGAACGGGTGAACGGCCGGACGATTGCGGAGATGATGGCGGTGATGCACGAACGGAGCAACGGCCTGGGCGCCGGTTATGCCGCCTACGGGATTTACCCGGAATACCGGAAAGCCTATGCATTTCATGTGATCCTGGCGGACGACCGGACCCGGGAAGAGGTGACGACGCTCCTGGCCCGGTCCTTTAAGATCAATGAACAGCATGAAATTCCGGTCAGACGGACCGGACGTTATAAAAAGGCCCCGCTCCTCTGGCGTTATTTTTGTACCCCCGTGCGGCCGGACCGCGAAAACGCCATTGAGGAACTAATATTGACGACGACGATGCGGATAAACCGGCTGGCCCCCCGGGCTTCCGTCATGTCCTGCGGCCAGGACCTGGGGGTCTTTAAAGGGGTCGGGTATCCGGAAGAGATCGCCGAGTTTTACCGGATCGACCAGTACCGGGGGTACAGTTGGATTGGGCACGGCCGTTTCCCGACCAACACCCCCGGCTGGTGGGGCGGGGCCCATCCGTTCAGTCTGGGGGAGATCGCGGTGGTCCATAACGGGGAGTTGTCTTCCTATGGGACCAATAAGAGCGTGCTGGAGAATTTCGGTTACGAGCTGAGCCTGCGGACCGATACGGAAGTGCTGGCTTACGCCATTCACCATTTGCGCCGGCAAAACCTGTCCTGGCCTCTGGTGGCGAAGGTGTTGGCCCCACCCCACTGGACCGAACTGGAACGGATGGGCGAGTCCCAACGGGAGCTTTACACCGCTTTACGCCGGGTTTATGGAGGGCTTTTGATGAACGGGCCTTTCTCAATCATTGTCGCTTTCCCCGGCGGGTTGCTGGCGCTTAACGACCGGTTGAAGCTGCGCTCCCTGGTGGCGGGGACCAGCGGGGCTGACCTCTATTTGGCCAGCGAAGAGGCGGCCGTCCGTCAGGTTTGTCCGCAGGTGGAGGCGGTCTGGTCTTTGCCCGCCGGGGAAGCCTTGATTTGCCAGGCGGAGGAGGAGAGTGCATGCCACGTAGCTTAATTCCTCCCGAGTTTTTTGTCCTCCGGGATGAAGGGCGTTGTACCAAGTGTAAAGCCTGTGTCCGCCAGTGCGGGTTTGGCGTCCATGCGGAGGAGCCGGAGGGCGGCTTAAGCGCCAATGACCAGCGCTGTGTCAATTGTCAACGGTGCGTCGTGATGTGCCCGGCCGGCGCTTTACGGATCAAGGCCAACGACAGTATCGGCCGGGAGAACGCCTACTGGCCGGGGAGCCGGTTACGGGAAATCTGGCGTCAGGCGGAGAGCGGCGGGTCGATCCTGACCGGGATGGGTTGTGACCGGAGTTACCCGGTCTACTTTGACCATCTTCTTCTCAATGCCAGTCAGGTTACCAACCCTTCGATTGACCCCTTGCGGGAACCGATGGAGATCCGGACCTTTTTGGGGCGCAAACCCGAGGAGTTGAGCCTTACCGGGCCGCCGGGCGAGGAAAAGCTGGCCGGCCCGCTCCCGCCCGCGGTGCGGCTGGAGATGCCGGTGATGTTTGCCGCCATGTCCTTCGGGTCGATCAGTAAAAATGCGGTGCTGGCCCTGGCGCAAGCGGCAAAGCAGCTGGGGATCATGTTCAATACCGGGGAGGGGGGGATGCATGCCGCACTTGCCCCCTACCGGGAGCACATGATCGTGCAGGTCGCCTCCGGGCGGTTCGGGGTGGACAGCGCTTACCTGGAGGCCGGGCGGATCATTGAGATTAAGATCGGGCAGGGGGCGAAGCCGGGGATCGGCGGGCACCTGCCCGGGGAAAAGGTGAATGAGGAGATTGCCCGGACCCGGGGGATCCCCGCCGGGGCGGATGCCATTTCACCCGCGCCCCACCATGACATTTATTCCATCGAGGATCTGCGCCAGTTGATTACCACCCTGAAAGAGGCGACGGATTACCGGAAACCCGTGGCCGTGAAGATCGCGGCGGTCCATAATGTGGCGGCGATCGCCAGCGGGATCGCCCGGGCGGGGGCGGACATCGTTGTCCTTGACGGCCTGCGGGGCGGCACCGGTGCGGCACCCAAGTTGATCCGGGACCACATCGGGCTCCCGGTTGAACTGGCCGTCGCCGTGGTCGACCGGCGCCTGCGGGAAGAAGGCCTCCGGGAACAGGTTTCTTTGGTGGCGAGCGGGGGGATCCGGTCCAGTGCCGACCTGTTAAAGATTGTCTGCCTGGGTGCCGACGCCGTTTATCTTGGGACCGCCGCCCTGCTTGCCCTGGGCTGCCACCTGTGCCAAAAGTGTTACACCGGGCGGTGCAGTTGGGGGATTGCCACCCAGGACCCCGCTCTCACCCGGCGGCTGGATCCGGAATGGGGGGCGGCGCGGCTGGTCAATCTGCTGACCGCCTGGCAGCATGAGATTAAGGAGTTTATGGGGGCAATGGGGATTAACGCCTTGGAGAGTTTGCGGGGGAACCGCCTGCAACTGCGGGGCGTCGGTCTGCCCCAAAACGAACTGGATCAACTGGGCGTTAAACAGGCCGGCGCCGGCAATACCATGTCCGGCGGGACGATCGTCGTCCGGGGGTCGGCGGGGGACATTGTCGGGTACGCGATGCGCGGCGGGAAAATCCTCATTCGCGGGAATGCCGGCTGGCGGGTGGGGATCCACATGAAAAGCGGCGCGCACAGTCCGGCGGTTTTAATCATCGGGGGTAAGACCGGGGATTTTCTTGGCGAGTACATGGCCGGGGGCACGATCGTGGTTTTGGGGTTGAACCACCCGCTGCCCCGGGAACGGGAAGCGGCCAACCCGCTGACCGGTAATTATCTGGCCAGTGGGATGCACGGGGGTGTGATCTATATCCGGGGCCGGGTTCCCGCCTGGCAGATCCGCGGGCAAGTGCAGGTGGAACTAACGACGCCGGAAGAATCCCCCGCGCTCCGGAGTTGGATCGACCAATTTGCCGCCGGGTTGAACCTGGATTGTACCGCTTTGTACCGGGAGGCGTTCAGCCGCCTGACGCCACGGGGGGCCAGACCCTATGCCCACCTGTATGATCACTCGGCATAGAAGCGAGGAAAATCTAACACGAATACGATATATATTTCGTAAAATCTTACATTACCAATTGACAAAGCAGTGGTATAGTGTTAAGATCCCTTCATTAAAATGACACATAAAAGAGACGGGGGAGTAAAATGGCTGGTTTGACCAAAAAACAGATTTTAAAGATGGCGGAAGAGCAAAAGGTGAAGTTTGTCCGCTTGCAATTCACCGATATTCTAGGGATCGTCAAAAACGTGGCGATCACCGTCGACCAATTGGAAGATGCGTTGGACGGGAAAATCATGTTTGACGGCTCGTCGATTGAAGGTTTTGTCCGGATTCAAGAATCCGACATGTATTTAAAACCGGATTATGACACTTATACCTTGTTTCCCTGGTCACCGCAGGGGGAGGCGGTCGCCCGGTTGATCTGTGATGTTTATGATGCGGAAGGGCGGCCCTTCGCCGGTTGTCCCCGGGGGATCCTCCGGAGAGCATTGGCCGAAGCGGAAGCCCTGGGGTATGAGCTTAAAGTCGGGCCGGAGCCGGAGTTTTTCCTCTTTGAAACCGACGAGGAGGGCTACCCGCTGGTCAAGGTGCACGATCATGCCGGGTATTTCGACCTGGCCCCGGCCGACCGGGGGGAAGAAGCCCGGCGGGAGATTGTGCTGGCTTTGGAGGCCATGGGCTTCAAGATTGAAACCTCCCATCATGAGGTCGCTCCCAGTCAGCACGAGATTGATTTTAAGTACACAAATGCCCTGACGACGGCCGATAACATTGTCACCTTCCGGTTTGTGACCAAAATCATTGCGCAGCGCTTCGGATTGTGCGCCACCTTTATGCCGAAACCTGTTTACGGCCAGAACGGTTCCGGGATGCACCTTCACCAGTCCTTGTTCCGGGGGGAGACCAATCTGTTCTACGATCCGGAGAATGAGTTGGGCTTGAGCGAGCTCGCCCTCCATTATATCGGGGGAATCCTGGCCCATGCCAAGGCCTTGGCGGCCGTAACCAACCCTTGTGTCAACTCCTATAAACGGCTGGTGCCCGGGTATGAAGCTCCGGTTTATCTTTCCTGGTCGGCCAAGAACCGGAGTGCGCTGATCCGGATCCCGGCCGCCCGGGGACTCGGGACCAGGATCGAGCTGCGCAACCCCGACCCCACGGCCAACCCCTATCTGGCCTTGGCGGTGATCCTCAAAGCCGGCCTGGACGGCATCAAGAACAAGATTGACCCGGGTCCGCAGCGGTTTAATAACATCTTTGAAATGACGGCCGCCGAGCGGCAGGCCGCGGGGATTGAAAGTCTGCCGGGCAGCCTGAGGGAAGCCCTGGATTATCTGGAGCGGGATCCGCTGCTCCGGGAGACCCTCGGCGAGCATGTTTACACCAACTATCTCCGGGCCAAAGAACTGGAATGGGACGAATACCGGACGCAAGTGCACGATTGGGAAATAAAACGGTATTTACAGGTCTATTAACCGGGCCGGCCGGGTAAATCTATTAATGACCAGGAAAGCCTTAAAGGCGATTCAGGTTGTTTGACCGCTAGAGCTGGTATCAACGACGAGAGTATTTGCCAAATAGGAGGAACCCGATGGACTACGCGGCGGTTTACGAAAAAATAGTGGCTTGGCTCCGGGCGGCGGTGGCTGCGGCCAACGCCAAAGGTTTAGTGGTGGGGATAAGCGGCGGGGTTGATTCGGCGGTTACGGCCGTGCTTTGCAAGGCGGCTTGTCCCGAATCGACCCTGGGCTTAATCCTCCCGATTAAGAGTGACCCCAAGGATGTGATGGATGCGCGAATGGTGGCCCGGGAATACAAGATTCCCGTCCGCGTGATTGAGCTTTCCGGTGTCTTCGAACAATTACTGGAGGAAGTGAGCGGTTGGGGAGGGCAGGAAAGTTCCCCCTTGGCCGTGGCCAACCTGAAAGCACGTTTGCGGATGACCGCCTTGTATTATATGGCCAACGAGTATAACTATTTGGTCGTCGGGACCGGCAACGCCACCGAGTTGGCTTTGGGCTATTTTACCAAATACGGGGACGGCGGGGTTGACCTTTTACCGCTGGGCAATCTTGCGAAAGCGGATGTCTACGGACTTGCGCGCCATCTGAAAATACCGGACGCCATTGTTGCCAAAGCGCCCAGCGCCGGCTTGCTGCCCGGGCAAACCGACGAAGGGGAGCTGGGGTATAGTTATCAAGCGTTGGAAGCCGTTTTGTACGGCAACGGCGGGGATCCGGCGGTCCGGGCCTTTGTGGAGAAGCGCCGGGAGGAGAACCGGCACAAACTGACCCCGCCCCCGCGGGCACCGCTCCCTTGAACCTGGTAACCCACGTTTTGGAACCGCGGGTCATCTTATGGTTGACAAAATGGTTGTTTTTGGGTATATTTTTATAAAATTTAGCCTTGGGAAAAAGCGAGGATGAGGAGGAGTACTCACCGCGGCACACCTGAAAGAGAGTCCGGGCGGGTGGAAACCGGATAGGTGGGCGGTGAGGAAGAACACCCCTGAGCAGCCACCCGAAACGGCGCCTTTTTGGCAGGCGGGCGGAGTAGACGTGGACGGAACCTTCACCGTTAAAAGAAGGGGCAGTTCGCAATGGAGGTGCGGACTGTGGAAACGAGTGAACCGGATACGGTTAAGATGGGTGGCACCGCGAGCAAAGTCTCGTCCCGCAAGGGACGGGACTTTTTTTATACCAATGGGGAGAAAGGAGGACTGTGCATGGAGAGAACTTTGGCGAAAGAAGCCCGGCAAAAGGCCGGCTGCAGGATCCGGCTGTGCGGTTGGGTGCACCGCCTCCGCGATCTGGGGAACCTGACCTTTTTGCTCCTCCGGGACCGGAGCGGGTTGATCCAGGTGGTGCTGGAGGGGAAGGACCATCCGGAACTGCGCCTGGAAACGGTGGTGACGGTCGAGGGGAAGGTGGTGGCTAACGACAAAGCCCCAGGTAAAGTAGAGATCCAAGAGGCGAAGGTGGAAGTAATCTCGGAAGTGGAGTACGACCATTTACCCCTGGCCGTGAACGCCAAGGAAATTAAGGAAGGACTGGACACCATCCTCAACCACCGGGTGTTGAGCCTGAGGAGTCCCTTGGTGCACGGGATCTTCCTTGTCCAGCAGGAGATCATCCGGGCCTTCCGCGACTTTTTCCGGGCCCGGGGGTTTACCGAAATCCAGACGCCGAAGATCGTGGCCGAGGGGGCGGAAGGCGGGGCGGAGATGTTCCCGGTCAAGTACTTTAAAAAGCGGGCTTATCTTGCCCAAAGCCCGCAGTTTTACAAACAGATGATGGTTGCGGCCGGGTATGAACGGGTCTTTGAGGTCGGCCACGCCTACCGGGCGGAGTTGCACAACACGACCCGCCACCTGAACGAGTATATCAGCCTGGACGTGGAAATGGGCTTTATCCGGGATGAGAATGATCTAATGGCGATCGAGAATGAATTTTTGCGTTATCTCTTCTCTGTCCTGCCGGAGACCTGCGGTGAGGAACTGGCCCAACACGGCGTGGAACTCGCCGACCCCGGGGAGATCCCCAGACTCT belongs to Capillibacterium thermochitinicola and includes:
- a CDS encoding type II toxin-antitoxin system antitoxin SocA domain-containing protein, with protein sequence MDKVERLIPIIKKITRNQKPGKKILQKVVYLIQRKGVKLGFAFSIHYYGPYSSELDYAIHRLEMQGVLEIKHEGMTHQISLVENSGLIGEEEIESFEEKEFRLIEDVITKFAAKSAYDLEIITTTDYVAQQLKVNGVPWDQDSLVEGVRKIKGEKFTKEKIEEAIAILQREGYFV
- a CDS encoding phytoene desaturase family protein encodes the protein MKVIIVGAGIAGLTAGIYALQSGFDVTIYESHTIPGGASTSWRRKGYLFEGGMHWLTGSSPETPLHKLWREVGALDDSVRIHNRDPFYVFEDNGRRACLYRDLDKLRQHFLAIAPEDWKEIIKLCKDIKKFTKMKMPLLDIKNVKVKEKTILPLSALLGMLPVLPRLPFYTRQTAGEFARRFKSPLLQGLLENIVGAENNASALIFTIATFVSGDGGYPEGGSLGMANRMAKRFAALGGKIQYGKTVSKVPVENGVATGVIVDGEHIPADAVIITQDTRAAIDELFDPPLREPWAEKLRANTKPMLITFIGVGVETDLSGLPENITFVADEPLRCGDLVSPVVSIYNYAGYQGYAPEGCTAITSGILGDSYDFWKACKEKGTYEAEKQKLAEAFIRILNKKIPQTAGKIAVWDVATPLTYERYLHSYKGSWMSILEKGNKMESYPSKPASIKNVYFAGQRLVIPGGLPIAAETGRRAVQYLCRDTDTVFQGKI
- the pdxS gene encoding pyridoxal 5'-phosphate synthase lyase subunit PdxS translates to MSDPEIIIRIMEAVTIPVMAKVRIGHFVEAQILEALGVDFIDESEVLTPADDRYHIDKSKFKVPFVCGARNLGEALRRINEGAAMIRTKGEAGTGDIVEAVKHVRIVNAEIAALKSASEEEIQKLAAEMRVPVELVLETKNLGRLPVVNFAAGGVATPADAALMMQLGCDGVFVGSGIFKSENPAARAKAIVDATAGFNDPELLAKLSRGLGGAMRGVAVAGLASGDRMAGRGW
- the pdxT gene encoding pyridoxal 5'-phosphate synthase glutaminase subunit PdxT encodes the protein MKIGVLALQGAVREHVWALQACGAETVTVKGREDLAGLDGLVIPGGESTTVGKLLKRFQLWDAVRERAQAGMGIFGTCTGMILLAKGRAGDNEPRLGLIECEVVRNAFGRQVDSFETELAVPVLGEQPFPAVFIRAPYLINPGRQVEVLATLDGKIVLARQGKILAGAFHPELTGDLRLHRYFHDLLRCGED
- a CDS encoding asparagine synthase-related protein, with translation MSMYTGLEIRVPFCDHRLVEYVYNIPWALKNYHGKRKGILRAALQGLLPEDVRNRPKNPYPKTFHPDFFEASRQLILDLLGKPGAPLFHLVDPSALRQLAAHPEEMSKPWFGQLMRLPQLFIYLVQLNMWLEKYRVRLRV
- a CDS encoding class II glutamine amidotransferase domain-containing protein, producing the protein MCGIAGWVDWDLDFTKENRERKQIMARMAAVQAHRGPDAEGEWFTKHAYLVHRRLIVIDPAGGTQPMVKTVQGPCWTGKTG
- a CDS encoding class II glutamine amidotransferase, with the protein product METRRDDDQQCYEGQIRIPSGCAVAGFINKAGERVNGRTIAEMMAVMHERSNGLGAGYAAYGIYPEYRKAYAFHVILADDRTREEVTTLLARSFKINEQHEIPVRRTGRYKKAPLLWRYFCTPVRPDRENAIEELILTTTMRINRLAPRASVMSCGQDLGVFKGVGYPEEIAEFYRIDQYRGYSWIGHGRFPTNTPGWWGGAHPFSLGEIAVVHNGELSSYGTNKSVLENFGYELSLRTDTEVLAYAIHHLRRQNLSWPLVAKVLAPPHWTELERMGESQRELYTALRRVYGGLLMNGPFSIIVAFPGGLLALNDRLKLRSLVAGTSGADLYLASEEAAVRQVCPQVEAVWSLPAGEALICQAEEESACHVA
- the glnA gene encoding type I glutamate--ammonia ligase, whose translation is MAGLTKKQILKMAEEQKVKFVRLQFTDILGIVKNVAITVDQLEDALDGKIMFDGSSIEGFVRIQESDMYLKPDYDTYTLFPWSPQGEAVARLICDVYDAEGRPFAGCPRGILRRALAEAEALGYELKVGPEPEFFLFETDEEGYPLVKVHDHAGYFDLAPADRGEEARREIVLALEAMGFKIETSHHEVAPSQHEIDFKYTNALTTADNIVTFRFVTKIIAQRFGLCATFMPKPVYGQNGSGMHLHQSLFRGETNLFYDPENELGLSELALHYIGGILAHAKALAAVTNPCVNSYKRLVPGYEAPVYLSWSAKNRSALIRIPAARGLGTRIELRNPDPTANPYLALAVILKAGLDGIKNKIDPGPQRFNNIFEMTAAERQAAGIESLPGSLREALDYLERDPLLRETLGEHVYTNYLRAKELEWDEYRTQVHDWEIKRYLQVY
- the nadE gene encoding NAD(+) synthase, translated to MDYAAVYEKIVAWLRAAVAAANAKGLVVGISGGVDSAVTAVLCKAACPESTLGLILPIKSDPKDVMDARMVAREYKIPVRVIELSGVFEQLLEEVSGWGGQESSPLAVANLKARLRMTALYYMANEYNYLVVGTGNATELALGYFTKYGDGGVDLLPLGNLAKADVYGLARHLKIPDAIVAKAPSAGLLPGQTDEGELGYSYQALEAVLYGNGGDPAVRAFVEKRREENRHKLTPPPRAPLP
- the aspS gene encoding aspartate--tRNA(Asn) ligase, whose translation is MERTLAKEARQKAGCRIRLCGWVHRLRDLGNLTFLLLRDRSGLIQVVLEGKDHPELRLETVVTVEGKVVANDKAPGKVEIQEAKVEVISEVEYDHLPLAVNAKEIKEGLDTILNHRVLSLRSPLVHGIFLVQQEIIRAFRDFFRARGFTEIQTPKIVAEGAEGGAEMFPVKYFKKRAYLAQSPQFYKQMMVAAGYERVFEVGHAYRAELHNTTRHLNEYISLDVEMGFIRDENDLMAIENEFLRYLFSVLPETCGEELAQHGVELADPGEIPRLSVREAQALLQKEYGKRLPAGQIDAEAEKLLGRYIKEKTGSDFLFLTAFPVAKRPVYAMPMEDEPALTKSFDLLYKGLEITTGGQRIHRYRMLYDKMQAFGLNPEDFGFYLDTFKYGVPPHGGFAIGCERLTMQLLNLANIREASLFPRDVERVIP